A genomic stretch from Ureibacillus composti includes:
- a CDS encoding FMN-binding negative transcriptional regulator encodes MYIPKHFQINDDEFIYEMIEQYSFATLFSVHNGEPYATHLPLILNKTENALSGHFARQNEQWKVINNQKVLVVFQGPHCYISPSWYETGQAVPTWNYVSVHVYGELEIVEDQTVILDSLSEMVNKYESPVSSYDYRDVDPKYIEGMRKGIVAFKIKITKIEAKAKLSQNHSVERQELVIRELEKSSDQDNLQIASLMKKNLVNHK; translated from the coding sequence ATGTATATCCCAAAGCATTTTCAAATTAATGATGACGAATTTATTTATGAAATGATTGAACAGTACAGCTTTGCCACTCTATTTTCGGTGCATAACGGTGAACCATATGCAACACATCTACCACTCATATTAAACAAAACAGAAAATGCTTTATCCGGTCATTTTGCACGTCAAAACGAACAATGGAAGGTTATTAATAATCAGAAGGTCCTTGTCGTATTCCAAGGGCCTCACTGTTATATTTCACCTTCTTGGTATGAGACAGGTCAAGCTGTTCCCACTTGGAATTATGTATCGGTACATGTATATGGAGAATTAGAAATAGTTGAAGATCAAACAGTTATTTTAGATTCTTTATCTGAGATGGTAAACAAATATGAATCTCCTGTTAGCTCCTACGATTATAGAGATGTAGATCCGAAGTATATCGAAGGAATGAGAAAAGGGATTGTCGCATTCAAAATAAAGATCACAAAAATCGAAGCAAAAGCGAAATTAAGTCAAAACCATTCTGTTGAACGACAAGAGCTAGTCATACGAGAGTTGGAAAAAAGCTCCGACCAGGACAATCTACAAATTGCATCTCTTATGAAGAAAAATCTAGTAAATCATAAATAA
- a CDS encoding VanZ family protein, translating to MAYFIDFLFLALIYNIFFYKKWSKDSKKAFISKTLMYVYVVMVFFVTLMPFTIPFSGTNDQFMETANFTPFRDLILNYDGALREIVLNVIMMIPFGIIYPLIKKKRLIKTVLMTLTFSLFIEISQLLNVWWNGLETRIFDVTDLITNTSGGLIGYLLFSVLRLLTLNKSKIE from the coding sequence TTGGCTTATTTTATTGATTTTTTATTTTTAGCACTTATATATAACATTTTCTTTTACAAAAAATGGTCTAAAGACTCAAAAAAGGCATTCATTAGTAAAACATTAATGTATGTTTATGTAGTAATGGTTTTCTTTGTAACACTTATGCCGTTTACGATACCTTTTAGTGGTACAAACGATCAGTTCATGGAAACTGCAAATTTTACACCTTTCAGAGATTTAATTTTAAATTACGATGGGGCATTAAGAGAAATTGTTTTAAACGTAATTATGATGATACCTTTTGGAATTATTTATCCTTTGATCAAGAAAAAGAGGTTAATAAAAACTGTTTTAATGACATTAACTTTTAGTTTATTTATAGAAATCTCCCAATTATTAAATGTTTGGTGGAACGGATTAGAAACTAGAATCTTTGATGTAACTGACTTGATCACAAATACCTCTGGTGGTTTAATAGGGTATCTTTTATTTTCTGTACTGAGATTGCTAACTTTAAATAAGAGTAAAATTGAATGA
- a CDS encoding SLC13 family permease, giving the protein MADLFWAYVYFYHNWIFAGSHCFFGKHMVTATTIVDSEQQRTWLIWVNLVLTIIIMVALALEWIPSIVLFVLGTTLALLINFTSIKLQKEVLSRHASNALNVTSIILAASVFSGILKGTGMSESMAQSLISIIPDGYGPFMSLVVARIGPAVIFFIGPDAYYFGIIPI; this is encoded by the coding sequence ATGGCAGATTTATTTTGGGCGTATGTTTACTTTTATCACAATTGGATTTTTGCAGGCAGTCATTGTTTCTTTGGGAAACATATGGTTACAGCTACAACTATTGTAGATTCGGAACAACAGCGCACTTGGTTAATTTGGGTGAATTTAGTGTTAACAATAATTATTATGGTTGCATTAGCTTTAGAATGGATCCCATCCATCGTGTTATTTGTTTTAGGTACAACACTAGCATTACTCATTAATTTCACTTCAATAAAACTACAAAAAGAAGTGCTTTCAAGACATGCATCCAATGCTTTAAATGTGACGAGTATTATTCTTGCTGCTAGCGTATTTTCAGGAATTTTGAAAGGTACTGGAATGTCTGAATCGATGGCACAAAGTTTAATTTCTATTATTCCAGATGGTTATGGCCCGTTTATGAGTCTAGTCGTAGCTAGAATTGGTCCTGCTGTTATCTTCTTTATCGGTCCTGATGCATATTACTTCGGTATTATCCCAATTTAA
- a CDS encoding peptidoglycan DD-metalloendopeptidase family protein: MSNRLSKLVRTGSSVVLLSTLLFGTQASASTLNNLKEEQKQVEQKKSEINKQINEKKNAIQSNQTKQDKLLKQILTLNKKIVSTENNIDEVNTKINKTNKEIEELKSDIKELEDKIANREKLIDERLRAVQVSGSISYIDVLLGANSFVDFIDRFSAVSTLMDADREIINEQAEDKFKLEETENKLNEKLASLETNKGKLVSLKTKLNSQKVDKKDLITELEAEQAKLEKSKKNLETSYAEMYQISEELTSKITAEQKRIAALARQDEQNRNASYNSGSAALPATSSGTWTAPTYGRFTSNYGYRTFDNSKHLGVDVANSVGTPIVAAADGIVSHAGPLAGFGNLVMITHSINGQTFITLYGHLSSYNVSVGQRVSKGEQIANMGSTGNSTGPHLHFELHIGSWDWRGSTSVNPLRYVPFN; this comes from the coding sequence TTGAGTAATAGATTAAGTAAACTTGTTCGGACTGGGTCTTCAGTTGTATTATTATCAACACTTTTATTCGGTACACAAGCTTCTGCTAGTACCTTGAATAATTTAAAAGAAGAACAAAAACAGGTTGAACAAAAAAAGTCAGAAATCAATAAACAAATTAACGAAAAAAAGAATGCAATCCAATCGAATCAAACAAAACAAGATAAATTATTAAAACAAATTCTTACACTGAATAAGAAAATTGTTTCAACTGAGAACAATATTGATGAAGTAAACACGAAAATCAACAAAACAAACAAAGAAATAGAAGAGTTGAAAAGTGATATAAAAGAGCTAGAAGATAAAATAGCAAATCGTGAAAAACTAATTGACGAACGCTTACGTGCAGTTCAAGTTAGTGGTTCTATTAGTTATATTGACGTTTTACTTGGAGCAAATAGTTTTGTAGATTTCATCGATCGCTTCTCAGCGGTAAGTACTTTAATGGATGCAGACCGTGAGATTATCAATGAACAAGCTGAAGATAAGTTTAAGTTGGAAGAGACTGAAAATAAGTTAAATGAAAAGCTTGCGAGTCTCGAGACAAACAAGGGAAAATTAGTTTCGCTAAAAACGAAATTGAATAGCCAAAAGGTAGATAAAAAAGACTTAATAACTGAATTAGAAGCAGAGCAAGCAAAATTAGAAAAATCGAAGAAAAATTTAGAAACAAGTTATGCAGAAATGTATCAAATTAGCGAAGAGTTAACTTCAAAAATTACAGCTGAACAAAAACGTATCGCTGCCCTTGCACGACAAGATGAGCAAAATAGAAATGCAAGCTATAATTCAGGTTCTGCAGCACTTCCTGCAACTTCAAGTGGAACATGGACTGCCCCTACTTATGGTAGGTTTACATCCAATTATGGATATCGTACTTTTGATAACAGTAAGCATTTAGGCGTCGATGTAGCAAACTCAGTAGGTACACCAATCGTTGCAGCAGCAGATGGGATTGTTTCACATGCAGGCCCATTAGCTGGTTTTGGTAACCTTGTTATGATTACGCATTCAATCAATGGTCAAACATTTATCACATTATACGGCCATTTAAGTTCTTACAATGTAAGTGTGGGACAAAGAGTTTCAAAGGGTGAACAAATTGCGAACATGGGTAGCACGGGTAACTCTACAGGACCACACCTTCACTTTGAACTGCACATCGGTTCATGGGATTGGCGTGGATCTACATCCGTAAACCCATTACGTTATGTACCGTTTAATTAA
- a CDS encoding PLP-dependent aminotransferase family protein yields MKNIIFALNDDSPKYKQIYQHFRTFIEKGDLSVNDPLPSIRQLADSLQVSRNTTLSAYEQLVAEGYIRGEGRRGYFVNELDPVLFQHHLNPTEIKKTEMGKQLLIDFKAGAVDQVHFPLKIWRKISNQVLTIEDTFRYGHPFGEECLREQIATYLLQSRGVKTDPSAIIIGSSTQQMLIYLGRILKGEFSSVIVEDPGYDGAREAFQFHRFTLESLPVHETGADFSTLEEMEARLIYVTPSHQSPIGVSLSIQERQMLIQWANMRQGYILEDDYDSEFRYTQKPFPSLASIDSTRVIYLGNFSKSFLPGIRLCYMVLPQPLLNDYQNHFLHFESTTSLLSQLTMAKFMEEGEWNRHIKRMRLVYKRKMQCIVTELKNQFAQRLTIIGEQSGMYILVKVHLNHSEKWLIERASLYGVKVYPTSIYFIKNHSDEPILKLGFSNLTCEEIQEGVKLLKEAWL; encoded by the coding sequence GTGAAGAATATCATTTTTGCTTTAAACGATGACTCTCCGAAATATAAGCAAATTTATCAGCATTTTAGAACTTTCATTGAAAAAGGAGATCTTTCAGTGAATGATCCTCTACCTTCCATCCGACAACTTGCTGATTCTCTTCAGGTTAGTCGCAATACAACGCTTAGTGCGTATGAGCAACTTGTTGCAGAGGGCTATATTCGTGGAGAAGGACGAAGAGGTTATTTTGTTAATGAACTAGACCCCGTACTTTTTCAACATCACTTAAATCCCACTGAAATTAAAAAGACAGAGATGGGAAAACAACTCCTAATTGATTTTAAGGCAGGAGCCGTCGATCAAGTGCATTTTCCACTGAAAATTTGGAGGAAAATTTCAAATCAGGTTTTGACAATTGAGGATACTTTCCGTTATGGACATCCATTTGGTGAAGAATGCTTGCGTGAACAAATTGCCACTTATTTACTTCAATCTCGTGGGGTGAAAACAGATCCAAGTGCTATTATCATCGGGAGTAGTACTCAACAAATGTTGATTTACCTTGGACGAATCTTAAAAGGTGAATTCTCAAGCGTGATTGTAGAAGATCCAGGTTATGATGGTGCTAGGGAAGCTTTTCAATTCCACCGCTTTACCCTTGAATCTTTACCAGTACACGAAACAGGAGCTGACTTTTCAACATTAGAAGAAATGGAGGCAAGGTTAATCTATGTCACCCCTTCCCATCAAAGTCCAATCGGTGTAAGCTTATCAATTCAAGAAAGACAAATGCTTATTCAATGGGCGAATATGAGGCAAGGATATATACTTGAGGACGATTATGATAGTGAATTCCGATACACTCAAAAGCCTTTTCCATCGCTCGCATCAATCGATTCTACAAGGGTGATCTATTTAGGAAATTTCTCAAAGTCCTTTCTACCAGGAATCCGTTTATGTTATATGGTGCTACCTCAGCCACTTTTAAATGATTATCAAAATCACTTTCTTCATTTTGAGAGTACGACTTCACTGCTCAGTCAACTGACCATGGCAAAATTTATGGAAGAGGGAGAATGGAATCGTCATATAAAAAGAATGCGGCTTGTTTATAAGCGAAAAATGCAATGCATCGTTACTGAGTTAAAAAATCAATTTGCACAACGACTTACTATTATCGGTGAGCAATCAGGCATGTATATATTAGTAAAAGTACATTTAAATCATTCAGAAAAATGGTTAATAGAGCGCGCTTCTCTTTATGGCGTCAAAGTCTATCCTACATCCATTTATTTCATCAAAAATCATTCTGATGAACCAATATTAAAACTTGGATTTAGCAATTTAACCTGCGAGGAAATTCAAGAGGGTGTGAAACTTTTGAAAGAAGCTTGGTTATAA
- a CDS encoding TerC family protein, with protein MELSLLFEYGWVLILLVALEGLLAADNALVLAIMVKHLPEEERKKALFYGLAGAFVFRFASLFMISFLVDIWQIQAIGALYLLFIAINHIVRKLVFKKKDDETELKVKKKSGFWGTVFKVELADIAFAIDSILAAVALAMTLPNTNLPQIGGMDGGKFLVIFIGGLIGVIIMRFAANLFVKLLQSKPGLEIAAFAIVGWVGVKLVVLTLGHQDIGVIPHDFAHSTSWKLFFYTVLIGIAVAGWFLSKDKNNDHDKTTPQLIESDKN; from the coding sequence TTGGAACTATCATTATTATTTGAATATGGCTGGGTATTGATTTTATTAGTTGCGCTTGAAGGATTGCTTGCGGCTGATAACGCACTCGTTTTAGCGATTATGGTAAAGCATCTCCCTGAAGAGGAAAGAAAAAAGGCACTATTTTACGGATTAGCCGGAGCATTTGTATTCCGTTTCGCCTCTTTATTTATGATTTCCTTCCTTGTAGACATATGGCAAATTCAAGCAATTGGAGCTTTATATCTTTTATTCATTGCCATTAATCATATTGTGAGAAAACTAGTATTTAAGAAAAAAGACGATGAAACTGAATTAAAGGTTAAGAAAAAGTCAGGCTTCTGGGGCACTGTTTTTAAAGTAGAATTAGCTGATATCGCCTTTGCGATCGACTCAATTCTTGCAGCAGTAGCGTTAGCAATGACGCTTCCAAATACGAATCTTCCCCAGATTGGTGGAATGGATGGAGGAAAGTTTCTAGTCATCTTTATCGGCGGATTAATCGGTGTCATTATTATGCGTTTTGCTGCAAACCTGTTTGTAAAACTACTACAATCAAAACCAGGACTTGAAATTGCAGCTTTTGCGATTGTGGGATGGGTTGGTGTTAAGCTTGTTGTCTTAACGTTAGGACACCAGGATATTGGAGTTATACCGCATGACTTTGCCCATTCTACTTCATGGAAACTATTCTTCTACACAGTATTAATTGGCATTGCAGTTGCTGGTTGGTTCTTGTCAAAAGACAAAAATAATGATCACGATAAAACAACACCACAATTAATTGAATCAGATAAAAATTAA
- a CDS encoding TSUP family transporter — translation MEIFDLDPQLLMILIVFGFLAAFIDSVVGGGGLIALPALMFTGLPPASAVATNKLAGTIGSLTSTIMFYRSGKIDLKSVSKFFPLVFFGSMIGAWTVHLIDPELLKPLMLVMLAAVAVYTIFKKDWGSISTYKKLSIRRFIFFMIVIFAIGFYDGFMGPGTGSFLIFAFLMIGFDFLKAAGNAKFLNFSSNIAALIMFIILDQVNYAYGIPMGIAQLVGSIVGSKFAIKRGSNYVRVLFITVTVLMLAKNTYDYFVK, via the coding sequence ATGGAGATATTTGATTTAGACCCACAATTATTAATGATTTTAATAGTCTTTGGATTTTTAGCAGCTTTTATTGATTCAGTTGTTGGGGGAGGCGGATTAATTGCCTTACCAGCATTAATGTTCACGGGATTACCACCGGCATCAGCAGTTGCAACAAATAAATTAGCAGGTACGATAGGCTCTTTAACAAGTACAATCATGTTTTATCGTTCGGGTAAAATCGATTTAAAATCAGTTTCTAAATTTTTTCCGCTAGTTTTTTTCGGGTCGATGATCGGAGCTTGGACCGTTCACCTTATTGATCCTGAATTGTTAAAGCCCCTTATGCTAGTAATGCTTGCTGCTGTTGCAGTTTATACAATTTTTAAGAAAGATTGGGGTAGCATCTCAACTTATAAAAAATTGTCCATTCGTCGGTTCATTTTTTTTATGATCGTCATTTTTGCCATTGGTTTTTATGATGGATTTATGGGACCAGGTACGGGATCCTTTTTAATTTTTGCTTTTTTAATGATTGGCTTCGACTTTTTAAAGGCTGCGGGAAATGCTAAATTTTTAAACTTTAGTAGTAATATCGCAGCATTAATTATGTTTATCATTTTGGATCAAGTTAATTATGCTTATGGTATTCCAATGGGGATTGCCCAATTAGTCGGTTCAATCGTTGGTTCAAAATTTGCTATTAAACGAGGAAGTAACTATGTGCGTGTACTATTCATCACCGTTACAGTGTTAATGTTGGCTAAGAATACATATGACTATTTTGTTAAGTAA
- a CDS encoding FAD-dependent oxidoreductase, whose protein sequence is MVQQNDSSGKLPQNPEPYWRDYIDLPEFPQLKEDLEVDVVIVGGGITGLTSAYLLVNEGLKVAVLEADRLLNGTTGHTTAKVTAQHDLIYDEFIQNFGKSTARLYYEANTDALNFVKKTVKEHNIDCDFSEQDAYLYATTNEYVTKLEKEAKAYEAIGIEGGLVDDIPFNIADYKKALIMKNQAQFHPVKYLLHLVGIIKEKGGLIFEHTTAVNIETGEKPTVLTRDNHRVTGNYVLSCSHFPFYEGLGFYSARMYADRSYIIAVKSKEKFPGGMYLSVDEPSRSLRSTTINGEELIIIGGESHKTGQGKDTMEHYKALETFGEQVFGINEIAYRWSAQDLVTLDKIPYVGEITAGQPKVLVATGYRKWGMTNGTAAALLFRDIILDKKNPYRVVYTPSRFYAHPSLKNFFKANADVVKHLIKGKVELPYNNIDKLSNDEGAVILIDGHRKGAYKDTEGNVHVVDTTCTHIGCEVEWNSGERSWDCPCHGSRFSYTGEVLEGPAEKPLQKYDYKMLDNLTSDDSGY, encoded by the coding sequence ATGGTTCAACAAAACGACTCGAGTGGGAAATTGCCACAAAATCCTGAACCTTATTGGAGAGACTATATTGATTTACCGGAGTTTCCTCAATTAAAAGAAGATCTTGAAGTGGATGTTGTCATTGTAGGTGGGGGGATTACAGGCCTTACTTCAGCTTATTTATTAGTCAATGAAGGCTTAAAAGTTGCTGTATTGGAAGCAGATCGATTGTTAAATGGGACGACAGGGCATACCACTGCAAAAGTCACTGCTCAACATGATTTAATTTATGATGAATTCATTCAAAACTTTGGCAAAAGTACAGCGCGCTTATATTATGAAGCAAATACAGATGCATTGAATTTTGTCAAAAAAACAGTGAAAGAGCATAATATTGATTGTGATTTTAGTGAGCAAGACGCATATCTTTATGCAACTACTAATGAGTATGTAACGAAGCTTGAAAAGGAAGCGAAGGCTTATGAGGCGATTGGCATTGAAGGAGGGCTAGTTGACGATATTCCTTTTAATATTGCCGACTACAAAAAGGCACTCATCATGAAAAATCAAGCACAGTTTCATCCGGTAAAATATCTTCTTCATTTAGTTGGAATCATCAAAGAAAAGGGCGGTCTCATCTTTGAACATACAACCGCCGTCAATATTGAAACTGGGGAGAAGCCAACTGTTCTTACCCGTGACAATCACCGTGTTACAGGGAACTATGTTTTATCTTGCTCGCACTTCCCATTTTACGAAGGTTTAGGCTTTTACTCTGCAAGAATGTACGCTGATCGTTCATACATAATTGCAGTGAAGTCGAAGGAAAAATTCCCAGGTGGAATGTATCTAAGTGTCGATGAGCCATCTCGTTCCCTACGTTCGACTACAATTAATGGCGAAGAATTAATCATCATTGGTGGCGAGAGTCATAAGACTGGTCAGGGAAAAGACACGATGGAACATTACAAAGCTCTAGAGACGTTTGGAGAACAAGTTTTTGGGATAAATGAAATTGCTTATCGTTGGTCTGCACAGGATTTAGTTACATTAGATAAAATCCCTTACGTCGGAGAAATTACTGCTGGACAGCCAAAGGTGCTAGTTGCTACTGGGTATAGAAAATGGGGAATGACAAATGGCACAGCCGCCGCTTTATTATTTAGGGATATCATTCTTGATAAAAAGAACCCTTACCGAGTCGTATATACTCCATCGCGTTTCTACGCACATCCAAGCTTGAAAAATTTCTTTAAAGCAAATGCGGACGTGGTTAAACATTTAATTAAAGGAAAAGTTGAATTACCGTATAATAATATAGATAAATTGTCTAATGATGAGGGTGCTGTGATCTTGATTGATGGGCACCGAAAAGGAGCCTACAAAGACACAGAAGGAAATGTGCACGTCGTTGATACAACTTGTACTCACATCGGATGTGAAGTAGAGTGGAACAGTGGCGAACGTTCTTGGGATTGTCCATGTCACGGCTCTAGATTCTCCTATACAGGAGAAGTACTGGAAGGTCCAGCAGAAAAGCCATTGCAAAAATATGATTACAAAATGTTGGATAACTTAACTTCAGATGACTCAGGTTATTAA
- a CDS encoding hydroxymethylglutaryl-CoA lyase, translating into MKIHINEVVTRDGFQMESKIPSISYKLYLINSLIDAGIKNIELTSFVHPKYVPQMADAEELFSKIPRKSGVTYSAIALNERGVERAQKAKVDEINFVFSLSETHNRKNANQTVDESIQFVRKLLMGESVLQIPINIAISTAFGCPFEGLYTKEKLLPIIERIVEYNPNSINLADTTGMADPRQVEETCYAVKSKWPNLKVGLHLHNTRGMGLANVIAGIRGGVTHFDAALGGIGGCPFAPGATGNICTEDTVHMLEQMGYDTGIDVDKLILVSRGLERELEKTLSGQIMKSDKSSDTHPA; encoded by the coding sequence ATGAAGATTCATATTAATGAAGTGGTTACACGTGACGGTTTTCAAATGGAAAGCAAAATACCGTCTATTTCGTACAAATTATATTTAATAAATAGCTTAATTGATGCTGGCATTAAAAACATTGAATTAACATCGTTTGTTCATCCGAAGTATGTACCTCAAATGGCAGATGCGGAAGAACTATTTTCAAAGATTCCTAGAAAATCAGGTGTGACATATAGTGCAATTGCATTAAATGAAAGAGGTGTTGAAAGAGCACAAAAAGCAAAAGTCGATGAAATTAATTTCGTCTTTTCTTTAAGTGAGACCCATAATCGTAAAAATGCAAATCAAACAGTAGATGAAAGCATTCAATTTGTTCGAAAACTATTAATGGGAGAAAGTGTATTACAAATACCAATCAATATTGCGATTAGTACTGCTTTTGGTTGTCCCTTTGAAGGCTTGTATACAAAAGAAAAGCTTCTCCCTATCATTGAACGAATCGTTGAATATAATCCGAATTCTATTAATCTAGCCGATACAACGGGGATGGCTGATCCAAGACAAGTTGAAGAGACTTGTTATGCTGTGAAATCAAAGTGGCCTAACTTAAAAGTAGGCCTCCACTTACATAATACAAGAGGAATGGGTCTAGCAAATGTCATTGCAGGTATTAGAGGCGGCGTAACGCATTTTGATGCTGCATTAGGCGGAATTGGTGGATGTCCTTTTGCTCCAGGTGCTACAGGCAATATTTGTACAGAGGATACTGTCCATATGTTAGAACAAATGGGATACGATACTGGAATTGACGTTGATAAACTAATTTTAGTTTCAAGAGGACTAGAGAGAGAACTAGAAAAAACATTAAGTGGTCAAATCATGAAATCAGACAAAAGTAGCGACACTCACCCTGCCTAA
- a CDS encoding helix-turn-helix domain-containing protein produces the protein MENIVHQLKKLGFNEYEAKCYVSLVIIGTATAYQVSKDSGIPRSRIYEVLNNLVEKGIVIKEEIKDDSKDSAQYSPLPVEILLKKAQSEWNSNFEVISNSLREIENTENKPNNRVMTLKNRETILSYCKVLLKKAKRRVIISMWDDIYDELEDDLHEAASRVSVQGITLHVANPPEHVDRHRITPFTETPTSEHWFIVSIDGKEMIYGPSFKERSVAFYTDDSLHIYLLEDYVWHDVLVNRLVRHSQDDDLQQWITSERKAFFME, from the coding sequence TTGGAAAATATCGTACATCAACTTAAAAAACTTGGCTTTAATGAATATGAAGCTAAGTGTTATGTTTCACTTGTTATCATCGGAACAGCTACCGCTTACCAAGTTAGTAAGGATTCGGGAATACCGCGCTCTAGAATATATGAAGTTTTAAATAATCTTGTTGAAAAAGGAATCGTCATAAAAGAAGAAATAAAAGATGACAGTAAGGATAGTGCTCAGTATTCGCCATTACCTGTAGAGATTCTTTTGAAAAAGGCCCAATCCGAATGGAACTCTAATTTTGAAGTAATTAGTAACTCATTACGGGAGATTGAAAATACGGAGAATAAGCCAAATAATCGAGTCATGACGTTAAAAAACCGTGAAACCATATTGAGCTATTGTAAAGTATTACTCAAAAAAGCAAAGAGACGTGTCATTATTTCAATGTGGGACGATATTTATGACGAATTGGAAGATGATCTTCATGAAGCAGCCTCTCGTGTGTCAGTTCAAGGGATCACACTACATGTAGCAAACCCACCTGAACATGTTGATCGTCATCGAATTACTCCATTTACTGAAACACCTACTAGTGAACATTGGTTTATCGTATCGATCGATGGAAAAGAAATGATCTATGGTCCTTCCTTTAAAGAACGCAGTGTGGCTTTTTATACTGATGACTCGTTACATATTTATTTATTAGAGGATTATGTTTGGCATGATGTTTTAGTGAATCGCCTAGTCAGACATAGCCAAGACGACGATTTACAGCAATGGATTACAAGTGAACGGAAAGCATTTTTTATGGAATAG
- a CDS encoding fumarylacetoacetate hydrolase family protein, whose amino-acid sequence MQEITKNQKIVRYQNSNNQIFYGIVEGKEILQLTSDFTEIVNNKLNFDGTKVNLSDVKILEPVVPSKIINFGWTYAEHAEETGGEANLKEPFLFLKPASALIPDQGEIILPSSELSNQVEMEGEVALIIGKRGKNIKEEDALDYVFGCTIFNDVTARDRTRMDPQFTRGKGFDTFGPLGPWIVTGVDPSNLRIVTKLNGEVVQEGNTNQMSFSIPFLISWISNVMTLEPGDVLATGSPSGSCPMKSGDTVVVEVEQIGKLCNYVK is encoded by the coding sequence ATGCAAGAAATAACTAAAAATCAAAAAATCGTACGTTATCAGAATTCTAACAATCAGATCTTCTATGGAATTGTTGAAGGGAAGGAAATACTACAATTAACTAGTGATTTCACTGAAATTGTAAATAATAAATTAAATTTTGATGGCACAAAAGTAAATTTAAGTGATGTAAAAATATTGGAGCCAGTTGTCCCTTCTAAAATTATTAATTTCGGCTGGACTTATGCAGAACATGCAGAAGAGACTGGGGGAGAGGCTAATCTAAAAGAACCATTCTTGTTTTTAAAACCAGCCTCTGCTCTTATTCCAGATCAAGGAGAAATCATATTACCTTCTAGTGAATTATCTAATCAGGTAGAAATGGAAGGCGAAGTGGCACTCATTATTGGAAAACGCGGGAAAAATATAAAAGAAGAAGATGCGTTAGATTATGTTTTTGGCTGTACAATATTTAACGACGTAACCGCTAGAGATCGTACACGAATGGATCCTCAGTTTACGCGTGGGAAAGGTTTTGACACTTTTGGTCCTTTAGGTCCTTGGATCGTAACAGGAGTTGATCCCTCTAATTTACGAATTGTAACAAAGTTAAATGGTGAAGTTGTACAAGAGGGCAATACAAATCAGATGTCCTTCTCTATACCATTTCTTATCAGTTGGATTTCTAATGTAATGACTCTTGAGCCAGGAGATGTTTTAGCCACTGGTTCCCCTTCAGGAAGTTGCCCAATGAAATCCGGAGATACTGTAGTAGTAGAAGTGGAGCAAATCGGTAAACTTTGTAACTATGTAAAATAA